CGGTCGCGTGCGGTGGCCTCGACCGCGCCGGCCGAGGTGGGGTGGGGATCCTGGATGCCCGGGTGGTCGAGCAGCTGGAGGATCGCGTCGGCGTAGGAGTCGCCGTCGAACGGGTCGGCGTTCTGGTCTCCGGCGACCACGAAGTCCTGGCCGCGACCGAGGCCACCCGTGGCGCCCTCGTCGTCGTAGATGTAGGACGCCGCCCGGCCGCCGCTGACGTAGTCGGCCCAGAAGCGGATCTCGTCGTGGTTGCGCCGCCCGTTGCGGTCCTCCGGGCCGTCGAAGCTCGGCGGCGTCGGGTGGGAGACGAGGAAGTGGACCGGCTTGCGCCCCGGGATGCGGATCGGCACGTCCCAGTGCGACTTCGAGGACAGCCGGAGGACGTCGAGCTCGGCGGGGGAGTACCAGCCGTCGGGCAGCACCGCGCCCCGCATGTCCTTCCACAGGAATCGCTGGAAGGTGCGCACCTCGTCGGTGGCGATCGGGTACTTCGAGTAGACGACCATGCCGTACTGCCCGGGGAACAGCCCGAACCCCAGGGAGTCGTCGCCGCCGGCTTGGGTGCCGGGGACGCCGACGACGCCGTTGTTGTCGAGGTCGTAGCCGCTCGGCACGCCGGTGTTGCTCGGCGCGACGTAGTAGTAGGGGTAGTCCACCGGGGCGGCGCCGTTCTGGCCCACGGCGAGGTAGTTGTCGCGGAACAGCTCGGCCGCCTCACCGTCCGGCGCGTAGTCGAACTCGTTGACCAGCACCACGTCGGCGTCGGCGCGCTGGATCGTCTCCGCGGCTCCGGCGGCCTGCGGGTTGCCGGGCGTCGAGAGGTCGGCGACCAGCCCGCCCTCGGTGCCGCGGTTGAGCGAGGCGTTGAAGGTGGCGAAGCGGACCTCGGTGGACCGGGGCGGCGTGCCGGGCTTGCCGGGCTTGGTGGGATTGCCGGGTTTGGCGCTGGCTGTGCCGCCCGGCCCTGCGGCCGGCGAGGCGAGCGCGGGCCCGCCGAGTCCGGCGACGGTGAGGGCCGCGACGGCGGCGAGGGCGAGGCGGGTGTGCCGAGAGCGCATGGGGGTGGGTGCCTTCCGAGTCAGGGGGTCGCCAACGTACGACGCAGCCGCCCGGTCGTGGAAGACGGGTGCGGCCGTCCACATCGCTGCCAGGGCACCGACCCCACGACGGGCCCTGCGATGCTGTCGCCCGTGATCCCCAGCCCCCGGCGTACGGCCATGCTCCTCGTCGGGTGCGTCGTGCTCGGCACCGGCGTCGCGCTGCTGCTGGCGGCCGACCTGGGCTCCGACGGGTACTCGACGTTCGTCAACGGCCTCACCCTCACCTCCGGGGTGGCCTTCTGGATCGTCAACCTGGTGGTCGGCGTGGTGCTGGTGCTGCTGGCGATGCTGCGCGGGGTCCGCCCGGGGGTGGGCACCGTCGTGCAGGTGGTGCTCGTGGGCATCGTCGTGTCGGCGGTGCTCGACCTGCTGGCGACGCCGGACGCGCTGGGGTGGCGCGTGGCGCTGCTCGTCGCGGCGTTCCCGCTGCTCGCGGTGGGCATCGCGCTCTACCTCGGCAGCCACACCGGCGCCGGTCCGGCGGAGGCGGCGGCTCTCGCGTGGGACCCGCCGGTGCCCTTCCGGTGGAGCTACAGCGTCGTGCAGGGCGGGGGAGCGCTGGGCGGCTGGCTGCTCGGCGCGACCGTGGGGGTGGGGACGCTCGCGGTGATCCTGCTCCTCGGTCCAGCGGTGGACCTCACGGCGCGGATCCTGTCGCTGGATCTCCACCAGGAGGCGGATCCCGCCGATCAGCGGTCGACCTAGTCTGAGCGCCATGTTGATCTGCGAGGAGCTGTTCCTGCTGCTGCGACGCGACGACGGCAAGCCCGAGAGCGCCATGGCGCACCGGGGCTACGGCCTGGCCGCGGCCATCGTCACCGACCTGGTGGTCGCGGAGCGGATCACCCTGAGCGACGACAAGGACCCCCGGATGACGGTGCTCGTGCCGGGACCGGTCGGGCACCCGGCGCTCGACGCGGCGATGGCGCGCCTGGAGCAGAAGGACGGCAAGAAGCTGTCGTCGCTGGTGACCGACGGCAAGCTCGCCGTCGAGCGCGAGGTGGCGGTGGCACTCGAGGCGGCCGGGACGATCGACATCGAGGAGAAGCGCGCGCTCGGCCTGGTGCCGGAGAAGTACCCCGTGCGCGATCCCGAGCCGGAGCGACGGGTCCGCGAGCGGCTGCGTGCGGTCCTGCTGGGCAGCACCCCGACGCCCGCCGACGCGAGCCTGCTCTGCATCCTGCAGGGTCTCGAGGTGGCGCCGAAGGTGCTCGAGGACGAGTCGGGGGCCCTGGGCAGGAAGGACCTCAAGCGGCGCATCGCGGAGATCTCCACCGACGTCGTCGCCGGCGAGGCGGTGGCGAAGGCCGTGGCGGCGATGAACGTGGCCATGATGACCGCCGTCGTCGTGCCGATCGTGGTGACGAGCGGCAACTGATCGCGGCGCCGCCGTGGTCTGCCGGGTCCGGACGTGGAGCGGTCGCGAGACCGCAGCACACTGCGCAAGGGCTGCGGTCCCGCGACCAGGGGCGAGGGATCGGGCGACGGATCGGGCGAGGATCAGGCGCTCAGCTCGGCGTGCTCGCTGCCGCGCCCCGATCCCGTCTGGGTGATCTCGATCTTGCGGGGCTTGGCCT
The sequence above is drawn from the Nocardioides sp. zg-1228 genome and encodes:
- a CDS encoding endonuclease/exonuclease/phosphatase family protein; this encodes MRSRHTRLALAAVAALTVAGLGGPALASPAAGPGGTASAKPGNPTKPGKPGTPPRSTEVRFATFNASLNRGTEGGLVADLSTPGNPQAAGAAETIQRADADVVLVNEFDYAPDGEAAELFRDNYLAVGQNGAAPVDYPYYYVAPSNTGVPSGYDLDNNGVVGVPGTQAGGDDSLGFGLFPGQYGMVVYSKYPIATDEVRTFQRFLWKDMRGAVLPDGWYSPAELDVLRLSSKSHWDVPIRIPGRKPVHFLVSHPTPPSFDGPEDRNGRRNHDEIRFWADYVSGGRAASYIYDDEGATGGLGRGQDFVVAGDQNADPFDGDSYADAILQLLDHPGIQDPHPTSAGAVEATARDRGANLTHTGPAAEDTADFADNAPGNLRVDYVLPSSRLAVAGAGVFWPVAADPLFRLVGTYPFPVTDHRLVWLDVRTGHGHGHGHGHGHGH
- a CDS encoding GPP34 family phosphoprotein, encoding MLICEELFLLLRRDDGKPESAMAHRGYGLAAAIVTDLVVAERITLSDDKDPRMTVLVPGPVGHPALDAAMARLEQKDGKKLSSLVTDGKLAVEREVAVALEAAGTIDIEEKRALGLVPEKYPVRDPEPERRVRERLRAVLLGSTPTPADASLLCILQGLEVAPKVLEDESGALGRKDLKRRIAEISTDVVAGEAVAKAVAAMNVAMMTAVVVPIVVTSGN